The proteins below come from a single Candidatus Polarisedimenticolia bacterium genomic window:
- a CDS encoding NAD(P)/FAD-dependent oxidoreductase, translating to MATRHAAIRDGRSNLAAQRIDVAVVGAGAAGLAAASQLRGKGLRVEVLEARGRIGGRIFTHRDERAPFPVELGAEFVHGDAPETSRILERARLSACEVRGEHWLAQSGALRRTSFWKGVDRVLRRIDPNDDDESVAAFLARKPGGRSLARQRRAAREFVQGFYAADPERLSAHSVAAGDDESPSEAASHAARLVEGYDCVAARLARGLGARLHLRASVTEIAWERGGAELTVRSRSGRTRRIAARCAILTVPLGVLQARGDEPGGIRFRPDPPYIRRALGALAMGSVMRLAFWVKEFPWQRAAAASRDLQLDHLSFLHLKRDPFRVWWTAYPLRRPVMVAWSGGPPAAELSRRSRPEVESIALRSLAEGLGVSIRRVSSCVKEIWTHNWDADPYARGAYSYPLVGGSEAAKSLARPVESTLFFAGEATDPEAAGTVEGAIATGLRAARQVSALFRRKAGA from the coding sequence ATGGCGACGCGGCACGCGGCGATCCGGGATGGGAGATCGAACCTGGCAGCACAGCGGATTGACGTCGCGGTCGTGGGAGCGGGAGCCGCGGGGCTGGCGGCCGCCTCGCAGCTGCGAGGCAAGGGCCTGCGCGTCGAAGTGCTCGAGGCGCGCGGGCGGATCGGCGGGCGCATCTTCACGCACCGCGACGAGCGAGCGCCCTTCCCCGTCGAGCTGGGGGCGGAGTTCGTCCATGGCGACGCTCCCGAAACGTCGCGGATCCTGGAGCGCGCCCGTCTCTCGGCCTGCGAGGTGCGCGGGGAGCACTGGCTTGCCCAAAGCGGCGCGCTGCGGCGGACGAGCTTCTGGAAGGGAGTCGACCGCGTCTTGCGGCGGATCGATCCGAACGACGACGACGAATCGGTCGCCGCGTTTCTGGCGCGGAAGCCGGGAGGTCGGTCGCTCGCCCGCCAGCGCCGCGCCGCCCGGGAATTCGTCCAGGGGTTCTACGCCGCCGATCCGGAGCGCCTCAGCGCCCATTCCGTCGCCGCCGGCGACGACGAGAGCCCGAGCGAGGCGGCTTCGCATGCCGCGCGCCTCGTCGAGGGATACGACTGCGTTGCCGCCCGGCTGGCTCGGGGTCTTGGCGCGCGGCTTCATCTCCGGGCGAGCGTCACCGAAATCGCCTGGGAGCGCGGCGGCGCCGAGCTGACCGTCCGATCGAGATCGGGCCGGACCCGGCGGATCGCGGCGCGCTGCGCCATCCTCACCGTGCCCCTCGGCGTCCTCCAGGCGCGAGGGGACGAGCCGGGAGGCATCCGCTTCCGTCCGGATCCGCCCTACATCCGGCGGGCTCTCGGCGCGCTCGCCATGGGCTCCGTCATGCGTCTGGCGTTCTGGGTGAAGGAATTCCCGTGGCAGCGCGCCGCCGCAGCCTCGCGAGACCTCCAGCTCGACCATCTCAGCTTCCTGCACCTGAAGCGCGATCCGTTCCGCGTCTGGTGGACCGCCTATCCACTGCGCCGCCCGGTGATGGTGGCGTGGAGCGGGGGGCCGCCGGCCGCCGAACTGTCGCGGCGGAGCCGCCCGGAGGTCGAATCGATCGCGCTGCGCAGCCTGGCGGAGGGGCTGGGCGTCTCGATCCGGCGGGTCTCGTCGTGCGTCAAGGAGATCTGGACCCACAACTGGGACGCCGATCCGTACGCGCGCGGCGCCTACAGCTATCCTCTGGTGGGCGGCTCGGAGGCGGCGAAGTCCCTGGCGAGACCGGTAGAATCGACTCTTTTCTTCGCGGGCGAGGCGACCGATCCCGAAGCAGCGGGCACGGTCGAGGGAGCGATCGCGACCGGTTTGCGGGCGGCCCGGCAGGTGAGCGCCCTGTTCCGGCGGAAGGCGGGCGCATGA
- a CDS encoding DUF2071 domain-containing protein, with the protein MSAPTMEARLAVRQRPVASSPIMLQKWRDLLFLHWEYPTEAIQRTLPEGLSVDTFEGKAYLGIVPFFMRDVRPPVLPAFPGVSNFLELNFRTYVHDRNGIPGVWFYSLDANQWLAVKTARALFHLPYYYAAMTAWTDAAKGICYRARREAAPERELSYDYLARGQDVASEPGSLEFFLIERYVLFAWAEASRTLYSARVWHRPYPLETVEVTRCDAELFALDGFPPPARRPDHLLFSHGVDVEVFMPRRVI; encoded by the coding sequence ATGAGTGCTCCCACGATGGAAGCCCGGCTCGCGGTGCGGCAACGGCCGGTCGCCAGCAGCCCGATCATGCTGCAGAAATGGCGGGATCTCCTGTTCCTCCACTGGGAATACCCCACTGAAGCGATCCAGCGGACCCTGCCCGAGGGGCTGTCGGTCGACACCTTCGAGGGGAAAGCCTATCTGGGGATCGTTCCTTTCTTCATGCGGGACGTCCGGCCTCCTGTCCTTCCCGCTTTCCCGGGCGTTTCGAACTTCCTGGAGCTGAACTTCCGCACCTACGTCCACGACCGCAACGGGATCCCCGGGGTCTGGTTCTATTCGCTGGACGCCAATCAGTGGCTGGCGGTGAAGACGGCCCGGGCCCTGTTCCACCTACCTTATTACTACGCGGCCATGACGGCCTGGACCGACGCGGCCAAAGGCATCTGCTACCGGGCCCGCCGGGAGGCTGCTCCGGAGCGCGAGCTGTCGTACGATTATCTCGCCCGGGGACAAGACGTCGCGTCGGAGCCGGGCTCCCTGGAGTTCTTCCTGATCGAGCGCTACGTCCTGTTCGCCTGGGCCGAGGCCTCCCGGACGCTCTACTCGGCGCGCGTCTGGCACCGGCCGTATCCTCTGGAGACGGTCGAAGTGACGCGTTGCGACGCGGAGCTGTTCGCCCTCGACGGCTTTCCGCCGCCGGCGCGCCGGCCGGATCACCTCCTGTTCTCCCACGGCGTCGACGTCGAGGTCTTCATGCCGCGCCGAGTAATCTAG
- a CDS encoding GAF domain-containing protein — MSEPQFNANTGFALLGELARLTAPPADSDEICDQGLALIAKALGAQAALGFETAEPSPALRLTCRWGRPSSEDLGALAERTASLGELTEEKGPGGTSSRRVAIPIADEAGVMGVMVLEAPARWNATARLFVQSAARTLGAALRVQRMLEETHRQGELLARRNIELEVLRELVGSLQGLEDEEEILQTALDLVLQRLGLTAGWVFWGEASSGELGLAAARGVAKKFVIEAREKGIGGCLCKDVFETGRLRFARNTTECPRLPDLVQGTEPMTHACIPLKFERGTLGVMNIANRPGRLFSPQELQFLETFGNQVCLAVDKTRTARAESRSNAEAKALASLARAIGGSLKEEHVLSALADYTRELLSADVCAIFLGEKPSSLLFAHLSGPPMEGLEVGRSVDLEAIGSRAFSSALNQRASMVVPNALEDPRGNPQLARRWGIGSAIIIPLLAHDRPCGLLVAGRSQPSNWSEEEMKLADALAGQAAVAIDNARLYREAQDAFLRLQQAQYGMMRAERMATVGTLASSLAHEVRNPLNSINLQLVLLARRVAKLGAQEEMAGLLETARREIARLDSLVEEFLSLSTIDRISLAAAQPEEVVREVTALLAPMARTRGIEVSEDLDGPLPPISMDREKIKQVLINVVRNAIEAMPEGGSLRLSIRRSDEMVAIDVADTGTGIAPGLDVFDFFVSTKRGGTGLGLPIARRIVEGHGGSLSYRSDPGRGTTFTIALKAR; from the coding sequence ATGTCCGAGCCTCAATTCAACGCCAATACAGGATTCGCTCTCCTCGGAGAGCTGGCCCGGCTGACGGCCCCTCCGGCGGACAGCGACGAGATCTGCGACCAGGGGCTCGCCCTGATCGCCAAGGCCCTCGGCGCCCAGGCAGCCCTGGGGTTCGAGACGGCGGAGCCGAGCCCGGCGCTGCGCCTCACATGCCGCTGGGGGAGGCCGTCTTCCGAAGATCTCGGCGCGCTGGCCGAGAGAACGGCGTCCTTGGGCGAACTGACCGAGGAGAAGGGACCTGGCGGGACGTCTTCGCGGCGCGTGGCGATCCCAATCGCCGACGAAGCGGGCGTCATGGGGGTGATGGTGCTCGAAGCCCCGGCGCGCTGGAACGCCACCGCGCGCCTCTTTGTCCAGAGCGCGGCGCGGACGCTCGGCGCCGCGCTGCGGGTCCAGCGCATGCTGGAGGAGACGCACCGGCAGGGGGAGCTCCTGGCCCGGCGGAACATCGAGCTGGAGGTGCTGCGCGAGTTGGTCGGCTCTCTCCAGGGCCTCGAAGACGAGGAGGAGATCCTGCAGACGGCTCTCGACCTGGTCCTCCAGCGGCTCGGGCTGACCGCGGGGTGGGTCTTCTGGGGTGAGGCGAGCAGCGGAGAGCTGGGCCTGGCCGCCGCGCGCGGCGTCGCGAAGAAATTCGTGATCGAGGCGCGCGAGAAGGGGATCGGAGGCTGCCTGTGCAAGGACGTCTTCGAGACCGGGCGCCTGCGCTTCGCGAGGAACACGACCGAGTGCCCGCGCCTTCCCGATCTGGTCCAAGGCACCGAGCCGATGACCCACGCCTGCATCCCTCTGAAGTTCGAGCGGGGGACGCTCGGGGTGATGAACATCGCCAACCGGCCCGGCCGGCTGTTCTCGCCGCAGGAGCTGCAGTTCCTGGAGACCTTCGGCAACCAGGTCTGCCTGGCCGTCGACAAGACGAGGACGGCGCGCGCCGAGAGCCGGAGCAACGCCGAGGCTAAGGCGCTCGCCTCGCTCGCCCGCGCCATCGGAGGAAGCCTCAAGGAGGAGCACGTCCTCTCGGCGCTGGCCGATTACACGCGGGAGCTGCTGAGCGCCGACGTGTGCGCCATCTTCCTGGGCGAGAAGCCCTCCTCCCTGCTGTTCGCCCATCTTTCCGGACCGCCGATGGAGGGGCTGGAAGTCGGCCGTTCCGTGGACCTCGAGGCGATCGGCTCCCGCGCCTTCTCGAGCGCTCTGAACCAGCGCGCCTCGATGGTCGTCCCCAACGCCCTGGAGGATCCGCGCGGGAATCCCCAGCTGGCCCGCCGCTGGGGCATCGGATCGGCGATCATCATCCCCCTACTGGCCCACGACCGTCCTTGCGGGCTCCTCGTCGCGGGGCGCTCGCAGCCCTCGAATTGGAGCGAGGAGGAGATGAAGCTGGCCGATGCGCTCGCCGGCCAGGCGGCCGTCGCCATCGACAACGCGCGCCTCTACCGGGAGGCGCAGGACGCCTTCCTACGTCTCCAGCAGGCCCAGTACGGTATGATGCGGGCCGAACGGATGGCGACGGTCGGGACGCTGGCGTCGTCCTTGGCGCACGAGGTCCGGAACCCGCTCAACTCGATCAACCTGCAGCTAGTGCTTCTCGCCCGGCGGGTCGCCAAGCTCGGAGCCCAGGAGGAGATGGCCGGGCTGCTCGAGACGGCGCGGCGCGAGATCGCCCGGCTCGACAGCCTGGTGGAGGAGTTCCTGTCGCTCTCGACGATCGACCGGATCTCCCTCGCCGCGGCGCAGCCGGAGGAAGTGGTCCGCGAGGTGACCGCCCTGCTGGCTCCGATGGCACGCACCCGCGGCATCGAGGTCTCGGAGGATCTCGACGGCCCGCTCCCGCCCATCTCGATGGATCGGGAGAAGATCAAGCAGGTGCTGATCAACGTGGTGCGCAACGCCATCGAGGCGATGCCGGAAGGGGGATCGCTGCGCCTGTCGATCCGGCGGAGCGACGAGATGGTGGCGATCGACGTGGCCGACACCGGGACCGGGATCGCCCCGGGCCTCGACGTGTTCGACTTCTTCGTCAGCACCAAGCGGGGAGGCACCGGCCTGGGATTGCCGATCGCCCGGCGCATCGTCGAGGGCCACGGCGGCTCCCTGAGCTATCGCAGCGATCCGGGCCGGGGAACCACGTTCACGATCGCGTTGAAGGCCCGATGA
- a CDS encoding sigma-54 dependent transcriptional regulator, whose protein sequence is MSEAQGRILVVDDEETARKSLGQILSDDGYEVLLAADGGEALRLVAQESPAVVLTDLRMPGMDGHELLNRVRQGYPDVSVVIMTAHGTIRSAVQALQEGAEDYLTKPIDVEELEYLLGRIRKRKSLLAETRMLRERLDDKYRFENIIGRSPEMLEVFRLVEQVAPTQASILIGGDSGTGKEMIAQAIHQRSPRREAPFIKVSCAALPETLLESELFGHERGSFTGAVARRSGRFELAAGGTIFLDEIGDIPAGMQVKLLRFLQERQFERVGGNQTLTVDVRVIAATHRNLPNLIREGKFREDLYYRLNVIEIVIPPLKTRSQDIPLLVDFFLHKFAQANAKEITGLTEEALAALMSYAWPGNVRELEHAIERAVILAREPVIDLSLFPTLPRLEPVTRKAAGLAIPGASLADIERDAIQRTLEAVGGSTARAADILQISPRTIQYKMKQYRSRGVAIDERREKEPKEEAADGPEE, encoded by the coding sequence ATGAGCGAGGCGCAGGGACGCATCCTGGTCGTCGACGACGAGGAGACGGCGCGCAAGAGCCTGGGCCAGATCCTGTCGGACGACGGCTACGAAGTCTTGCTGGCGGCAGACGGCGGAGAGGCGCTGCGCCTCGTAGCGCAGGAGTCGCCCGCCGTCGTCCTCACCGACTTGAGGATGCCGGGCATGGACGGCCATGAGCTCCTGAACCGCGTCCGCCAAGGCTACCCCGACGTCTCGGTCGTGATCATGACGGCGCACGGCACGATCCGCAGCGCGGTCCAGGCTCTGCAGGAAGGCGCCGAGGACTACCTGACGAAGCCGATCGACGTGGAGGAGCTGGAATACCTGCTCGGCCGCATCCGCAAGAGGAAGTCGCTCCTGGCCGAGACGCGCATGCTGCGCGAGCGGCTGGACGACAAGTACCGGTTCGAGAACATCATCGGGCGCAGCCCTGAGATGCTCGAGGTCTTCCGCCTCGTCGAACAGGTCGCTCCCACCCAGGCGTCGATCCTGATCGGCGGCGACAGCGGCACCGGCAAGGAGATGATCGCCCAGGCGATCCACCAGCGCAGCCCGCGCCGCGAGGCGCCGTTCATCAAGGTCTCGTGCGCCGCCCTGCCCGAGACCCTGCTGGAAAGCGAGCTGTTCGGCCACGAGCGCGGCTCCTTCACCGGCGCGGTCGCCCGGCGCTCCGGGCGGTTCGAGCTGGCCGCCGGCGGCACGATCTTCCTCGACGAGATTGGCGACATCCCGGCGGGGATGCAGGTCAAGCTCCTCCGCTTCCTCCAGGAGAGGCAGTTCGAGCGGGTCGGGGGAAACCAGACGCTGACGGTCGACGTCCGGGTGATCGCCGCGACCCACCGGAACCTGCCGAACCTGATCCGGGAAGGGAAGTTCCGTGAGGATCTCTACTACCGCCTCAACGTCATCGAGATCGTCATCCCGCCCTTGAAGACGCGCAGCCAGGACATTCCGCTGCTCGTCGATTTCTTCCTGCACAAATTCGCCCAGGCGAACGCTAAGGAGATCACCGGGCTCACGGAGGAGGCCCTGGCCGCTTTGATGAGCTATGCCTGGCCCGGGAACGTGCGCGAGCTGGAGCACGCCATCGAGCGGGCGGTGATCCTGGCGCGCGAGCCGGTGATCGATCTGTCCCTGTTCCCGACGCTGCCGCGCCTGGAGCCGGTGACCCGGAAAGCGGCGGGACTGGCCATTCCGGGTGCCAGCCTGGCCGACATCGAGCGCGACGCCATCCAGCGGACGCTGGAGGCGGTGGGCGGCTCCACCGCCCGCGCGGCCGACATCCTGCAAATCAGCCCGCGGACCATTCAATACAAGATGAAGCAGTACCGCTCGCGCGGCGTCGCCATCGACGAGAGGCGGGAGAAAGAGCCAAAGGAAGAAGCCGCGGACGGACCGGAAGAGTAG
- a CDS encoding multicopper oxidase domain-containing protein — translation MGITKRHGRTLALLIAGLLISGLVFSNTATLQPTKDNTLYEPISPDGFTDRSDGAGPTMFVGKVKDADADPGTGTRPAVRRGVLAFDIAGNIPAGATINSAQLTLYADKVAVTTSYNVSLNRLFSNWGEGTSNTGNSQQGRGEPPTTGDATWHHTFYPTLFWTLPGGDYTLTASATRTVGNTGFYTWGSTSGLVADVQSWLSNPAQNFGWIIIGTETTTQTTKRFGTRENTGSTGGVSWKPKLVIDYTPQAISGGCCQGGTCTIQTAANCLSVGGTYRGDGTSCTPNPCVAATGACCASNGTCSEVSQSTCTTGGGAYQGDGSTCATADCPIQLTPYLDALPIPPIATPTSGTVGGAATYTITMREFEQQLHSQLPPTRVWGYHDGVSAMSTPGPIIVARTGMPVTVNWVNDIRDFVTNAPRTNNHYLAIDTMTDSEGMTCIHGAENKAKTVVHLHGGHVPAAFDGYPESTFLPGDPPVTYTYPNDQQAGFIWFHDHALGVTRLNVYMGLAGAYLIRDSVEDAINLPAGQYEVPLVIQDKKLNPDGSLKYPAMWMDHWFGDKVMVNGKIWPYLSVKKGKYRFKLLNGSTSRVYTLSLVPPSGTLNFTVVGDEGGLLEAPVPGVGSLTIGPGERYEVIVDFVGYASGDHILLQNSAAAPFPNGVPDLPQVMEFRVTNQAGDVDPIPATLRPIQRLNPAQAVQTRDFRLKQDLTDGCGRSMWSINSLRFDDITEYPELGTVEIWRYINDSGVSHPMHMHLVMFQILDRDGFTKGPNGEIIPNGTPQAPGAEESGWKDTAMVAPGQILRVITRFDAYKGRYPYHCHILEHEEHDMMRQFQTVQCGDAAIDPTEECDDGNLAGGDACSAGCDNEYYYEVGGLGQGGTVQITVSGVVITVNTTPGETPEQVVAALAAAINANPTLSGMGITAIAMGRRLITVGTMSAMTLGDPGLTAYFGLTMEPALLWWSSMIGATSYDVVRGDAATLQSTGGDFAQATKACVADNRVETSMPYTAVPAVGEVWWFAARKVTGGGNGTYDGGDATQVGSRDAEIAASGHGCP, via the coding sequence ATGGGTATCACCAAACGCCACGGAAGGACTCTCGCGCTGCTGATCGCGGGCCTGCTGATCTCGGGACTGGTCTTCTCCAACACGGCGACGCTTCAGCCGACCAAGGACAACACGCTTTACGAGCCGATTTCGCCCGACGGCTTCACTGATCGCAGCGATGGCGCGGGCCCGACGATGTTCGTCGGCAAGGTGAAGGACGCCGACGCCGATCCGGGTACGGGAACGCGGCCGGCCGTGCGACGCGGCGTTCTGGCCTTCGACATCGCCGGGAACATTCCCGCCGGAGCAACGATCAACAGCGCCCAGCTCACGCTCTACGCCGACAAGGTCGCCGTGACCACGAGCTACAACGTCAGCCTGAATCGCCTGTTCTCCAACTGGGGAGAAGGCACCTCGAACACCGGCAATTCCCAGCAGGGACGCGGCGAGCCGCCCACGACCGGCGACGCCACTTGGCATCACACCTTCTATCCCACCCTGTTCTGGACGCTTCCCGGCGGTGACTACACACTGACCGCGAGCGCCACACGGACGGTCGGCAACACCGGGTTCTACACCTGGGGCTCCACCTCCGGCTTGGTCGCCGACGTGCAGTCGTGGCTGAGCAATCCCGCGCAGAACTTCGGCTGGATCATCATCGGCACCGAGACGACCACCCAGACGACGAAGCGCTTTGGGACTCGGGAGAACACCGGCTCGACGGGCGGCGTCTCGTGGAAGCCGAAGCTGGTGATCGACTACACACCGCAGGCGATCAGCGGCGGCTGCTGCCAGGGAGGCACCTGCACGATCCAGACGGCGGCCAACTGCCTGTCAGTGGGCGGGACGTACCGGGGCGACGGAACTTCCTGCACGCCGAACCCGTGCGTCGCGGCCACCGGCGCCTGCTGCGCCAGCAACGGAACCTGCAGCGAGGTCAGCCAGAGCACCTGCACGACCGGCGGCGGCGCCTATCAGGGCGACGGCTCCACCTGCGCGACGGCCGACTGCCCGATCCAGCTCACTCCTTACCTGGACGCGCTGCCCATTCCGCCGATCGCCACGCCGACCTCGGGAACGGTGGGGGGCGCGGCGACCTACACCATCACGATGCGGGAGTTCGAGCAGCAGCTCCACAGCCAGCTCCCGCCGACGCGCGTCTGGGGCTACCACGACGGTGTCTCGGCGATGAGCACCCCGGGGCCGATCATCGTGGCGCGGACCGGCATGCCGGTGACGGTGAACTGGGTGAACGACATCCGTGATTTCGTGACGAACGCCCCGCGGACCAACAACCATTACCTGGCGATCGACACGATGACCGACAGCGAAGGGATGACCTGCATCCACGGCGCCGAGAACAAGGCCAAGACCGTGGTCCATCTGCATGGCGGCCACGTGCCGGCGGCGTTCGACGGCTATCCGGAGTCGACGTTCCTTCCCGGGGATCCCCCCGTGACCTACACCTACCCGAACGACCAGCAGGCGGGATTCATCTGGTTCCACGATCACGCCCTGGGCGTCACCCGCCTGAACGTCTACATGGGTCTGGCCGGAGCCTACCTGATTCGCGATTCGGTGGAAGACGCCATCAACCTTCCGGCCGGGCAATACGAAGTCCCGCTCGTGATCCAGGACAAGAAGCTCAACCCCGATGGGTCGCTCAAGTACCCGGCCATGTGGATGGATCACTGGTTCGGCGACAAGGTGATGGTCAACGGAAAAATCTGGCCCTACTTGAGCGTCAAGAAGGGAAAGTACCGCTTCAAGCTGCTGAACGGCAGCACCTCGCGCGTCTACACGCTGTCGCTCGTCCCGCCGTCGGGGACGCTGAACTTCACTGTCGTCGGCGACGAAGGCGGGTTGCTCGAAGCTCCGGTTCCGGGCGTCGGGTCGCTGACTATCGGACCCGGAGAGCGCTACGAGGTGATCGTGGACTTCGTCGGGTACGCCAGCGGGGATCACATCCTGCTGCAGAACAGCGCGGCCGCGCCTTTCCCGAACGGCGTTCCCGACCTGCCCCAGGTGATGGAGTTCCGGGTCACCAATCAGGCGGGCGATGTCGACCCGATCCCGGCCACGCTGCGCCCGATCCAACGGCTCAACCCGGCGCAGGCGGTGCAGACGCGCGACTTCCGGCTGAAGCAGGACCTGACCGACGGATGCGGCCGCTCCATGTGGTCGATCAACTCTCTGCGTTTCGACGACATCACCGAATATCCGGAGTTGGGCACCGTGGAGATCTGGAGATACATCAACGACTCGGGCGTGTCGCATCCGATGCACATGCACCTGGTGATGTTCCAGATCCTGGATCGGGACGGATTCACCAAAGGTCCGAACGGCGAGATCATTCCCAACGGAACTCCCCAGGCTCCCGGGGCGGAGGAGAGCGGCTGGAAGGACACCGCCATGGTGGCACCGGGGCAGATCCTCCGGGTCATCACGCGCTTCGACGCTTACAAGGGAAGATACCCGTACCACTGCCACATCCTGGAGCATGAGGAGCACGACATGATGCGGCAGTTCCAGACGGTGCAGTGCGGCGACGCGGCGATCGACCCGACCGAGGAATGCGACGACGGGAACCTGGCGGGCGGCGATGCCTGCTCGGCGGGATGCGACAACGAGTACTACTATGAGGTGGGCGGGCTCGGACAGGGCGGCACCGTGCAGATCACGGTGTCGGGAGTGGTGATCACGGTCAACACGACGCCGGGCGAAACCCCCGAGCAGGTGGTCGCCGCGCTCGCCGCGGCGATCAACGCCAACCCGACGCTCTCCGGCATGGGCATCACCGCGATCGCCATGGGGCGGCGGCTCATCACCGTCGGCACCATGTCGGCGATGACTCTCGGCGACCCGGGGCTGACGGCGTACTTCGGACTGACCATGGAGCCGGCGCTCCTCTGGTGGTCGTCCATGATCGGAGCCACCAGCTACGACGTGGTCCGCGGCGACGCCGCGACGTTGCAAAGCACCGGCGGCGATTTCGCCCAGGCGACAAAGGCCTGCGTCGCCGACAACCGGGTCGAGACCTCGATGCCCTACACGGCGGTTCCGGCGGTGGGCGAGGTTTGGTGGTTCGCGGCGCGCAAGGTGACCGGAGGAGGGAACGGGACCTACGACGGCGGCGACGCCACGCAAGTCGGCTCGCGCGACGCGGAGATTGCCGCTTCCGGCCACGGCTGTCCGTAA
- a CDS encoding DNRLRE domain-containing protein, whose protein sequence is MGPSRSVRLVRRAIGFVGLGLLAGAVGSPAVAEFALLGPQKDSTLIENLSGAVANGSGPSIFAGRISSSTGSIRRALLEFDVASAIPPGSTVTNVVLTLNLASTNAGPVTIRLHRVLSEWGEGPAFAAGGSGAPAMPGDSTWVHRFYDDVFWALPGGDFDAVPRAAALVDQLGAYSWGSTPEMVGDAQSWLDDPDQNHGWILLGDETLPTTVKRFESRESPEESLRPLLYVEFVPPCRPNPATPGYWQRQCFTRGGAESGAGAEPRFTDWVLPCAGKILGDLGFPEIDACEAFAPSPWRDCRQVALRKIASLTLNVCAARLQTSCPVNPVTQGCSAANAGELMSELARLILEGDCEEASACAGSSGRTADPPNARGSSGSPAAPTARTLQSYQRGNFR, encoded by the coding sequence ATGGGTCCGAGCCGAAGTGTTCGCCTCGTCCGCCGCGCCATCGGTTTCGTCGGATTGGGATTGCTGGCGGGCGCCGTGGGGAGCCCGGCGGTGGCCGAGTTCGCGCTCCTGGGGCCTCAGAAGGACAGCACCCTGATCGAAAACCTCTCCGGGGCCGTCGCCAACGGCTCCGGGCCGTCGATCTTTGCCGGGCGCATCAGCTCCTCGACCGGCTCCATCCGCCGGGCGCTTCTCGAGTTCGATGTCGCCTCGGCGATTCCTCCGGGGTCGACCGTGACGAACGTAGTCCTCACGTTGAACCTCGCCTCCACCAACGCCGGGCCCGTCACGATCCGCCTGCATCGCGTCCTTTCCGAATGGGGCGAAGGGCCCGCCTTCGCCGCGGGAGGCAGCGGTGCGCCGGCGATGCCCGGCGATTCGACCTGGGTTCACCGTTTCTACGACGACGTCTTCTGGGCGCTGCCGGGCGGTGATTTCGACGCCGTCCCGCGGGCCGCCGCTCTGGTGGATCAGCTCGGGGCCTATTCGTGGGGATCCACCCCCGAGATGGTGGGCGACGCGCAGTCCTGGCTCGACGATCCGGACCAGAATCACGGCTGGATCCTGCTGGGCGACGAGACGTTGCCGACGACGGTGAAGCGCTTCGAATCGCGCGAAAGCCCGGAGGAAAGCCTCCGCCCCTTGCTCTACGTGGAGTTCGTGCCGCCTTGTCGGCCCAATCCGGCAACTCCGGGCTATTGGCAGCGCCAGTGTTTCACCCGCGGCGGGGCCGAAAGCGGCGCCGGCGCGGAGCCACGTTTCACCGACTGGGTCCTTCCCTGCGCCGGCAAGATCCTGGGCGACCTCGGGTTCCCGGAAATCGACGCCTGCGAGGCGTTCGCCCCGAGTCCCTGGCGCGATTGCCGGCAGGTGGCGTTGCGCAAGATCGCTTCCTTGACGCTGAACGTCTGCGCCGCCCGCCTCCAAACCAGCTGTCCCGTGAATCCGGTCACCCAGGGATGCAGCGCCGCGAACGCCGGGGAGCTGATGAGCGAGCTGGCCCGGCTGATCCTGGAGGGGGATTGCGAAGAGGCTTCCGCCTGCGCCGGCAGCTCAGGGCGAACCGCCGATCCGCCAAATGCCCGAGGATCTTCAGGTTCGCCGGCCGCTCCCACGGCCCGGACTTTACAATCTTACCAGCGTGGGAATTTTCGCTAG